One genomic window of Helicobacter canis includes the following:
- a CDS encoding histidinol-phosphate transaminase, translating into MQPNIFIQTLKPYIPIAHKIWEIPNHKDILKLDWNESTLPPSPQVLLALHKALENDHLHWYPNTKNDTLLQLLSTYTKLPSSCIETFASSDCAHEFILQVFAMAGDRVCIIAPTYDNFRSSAQGRGLQSVFFHTNSGNIEWEKLDTFLESNAPQMLYICNPNNPTGTLHDTNALTKLIQKYADIMFIVDEAYYEFCGISLAHIVPHTPNLIITRTFSKAFGLASLRIGYVLSTAQNITALNRLRNAKNIPHLSQIGAIAALENIAYMQDYVKEVKQGRQYFLQVLGEMRDLYVYTTEANFVFLRYDKAENLCEFLESKHIFIRNYAHILPSHCRISIGTKAQMQKVAHYMQDFITQN; encoded by the coding sequence ATGCAGCCAAATATTTTTATCCAAACACTAAAACCCTATATCCCAATAGCGCATAAAATATGGGAAATCCCAAATCACAAAGATATTTTAAAACTCGATTGGAACGAATCCACACTGCCGCCCTCGCCACAAGTTTTGCTAGCCCTACACAAAGCCCTAGAAAATGATCACTTGCATTGGTATCCCAACACCAAAAACGATACATTACTACAACTTCTAAGCACATATACAAAGCTTCCTAGCTCGTGTATAGAGACTTTTGCAAGCTCGGATTGTGCGCACGAATTTATCTTGCAAGTTTTTGCGATGGCTGGCGATCGCGTGTGCATTATCGCACCCACTTATGATAATTTCCGCTCAAGCGCGCAAGGCAGAGGGCTACAAAGCGTATTTTTCCACACAAATAGCGGCAATATTGAATGGGAGAAATTAGATACATTCCTAGAATCTAACGCGCCCCAAATGCTCTACATCTGCAACCCCAACAACCCAACCGGCACACTACACGATACAAATGCCCTTACAAAGCTCATACAAAAATATGCGGATATTATGTTTATTGTCGATGAAGCGTATTATGAGTTTTGCGGTATAAGCTTGGCACATATCGTGCCACACACGCCAAACCTCATCATCACAAGGACATTTTCCAAAGCCTTTGGGCTTGCTTCACTGCGGATAGGCTATGTCCTAAGCACCGCCCAAAATATAACCGCTCTAAATCGCTTAAGAAACGCCAAAAATATCCCGCATTTATCACAAATCGGCGCAATTGCGGCACTAGAAAACATCGCATATATGCAAGATTATGTCAAAGAAGTCAAGCAAGGCAGGCAGTATTTTTTACAAGTTTTGGGAGAAATGCGAGATCTTTATGTCTATACCACAGAGGCGAATTTTGTCTTTCTGCGTTATGACAAAGCTGAGAACCTATGTGAATTTTTAGAATCTAAGCATATATTTATCCGCAATTACGCGCATATTCTGCCAAGCCACTGCCGCATAAGTATTGGCACAAAAGCCCAAATGCAAAAAGTCGCCCACTATATGCAAGATTTTATTACTCAAAATTAG
- a CDS encoding HAD-IB family hydrolase has product MKQILAIFDFCETIVDRQSISPFLELARKANSAYRSPSSYKQRLLRKGARILYKALLSGDSALLKKHRLSPNASLVLGSHSADLELSSRADEHLFPSSRADEVGVAIHKGAKVDSRKKYSTSAECVDCHAAATAASRNDSKNSPCEKVDSSDTPIFASAKTMDCHALPSGKARNDRNLSGLAQDSRIFNKNAQNVETPQAAGFAIFNKNATTLSDSAKDSRIFESQAQNVFCSQAAGGRICDEKAGLCSGEQGDKTRGLSTPRATNSLLYRAKPTPKPKKLNLLHKALIIPTYPELAGLPLSTALSLAHSYALSLRTHINQKVLDRLLWHKAQGHTIVVVSGGLGIYIRPFMQQFGIDTILAVELESTFDKQGQEILSGNRSGLHTMQERKLYALDDRLDLAQYDLPNSYAYSDCPSDVPLLSLVGKPCVVQGSQETRWARILGYPILVP; this is encoded by the coding sequence ATGAAGCAGATTCTAGCGATTTTTGACTTTTGTGAAACGATCGTGGATAGACAGAGTATATCGCCCTTTTTGGAGCTAGCACGCAAGGCAAATAGCGCGTATAGGTCGCCAAGCTCGTATAAACAGAGACTGCTGCGCAAAGGGGCTAGGATTCTCTATAAGGCTTTGCTTAGCGGGGATTCGGCTTTACTAAAGAAACATCGGCTATCGCCGAACGCTTCGCTTGTTTTGGGTAGTCATTCCGCAGATTTAGAATTGTCATCGCGAGCCGATGAACACCTTTTCCCGTCATCGCGAGCCGATGAAGTCGGCGTGGCGATCCATAAAGGCGCAAAAGTGGATTCTAGAAAAAAGTATTCTACTAGCGCGGAATGTGTGGATTGCCACGCCGCTGCTACCGCAGCGTCTCGCAATGACAGCAAAAATAGCCCTTGTGAAAAAGTGGATTCTAGTGATACTCCCATTTTTGCTTCCGCAAAAACTATGGATTGCCACGCCTTGCCTAGCGGCAAGGCTCGCAATGACAGAAATCTAAGCGGCTTGGCGCAGGATTCTAGGATTTTCAACAAAAACGCCCAAAATGTAGAAACGCCGCAGGCGGCAGGATTTGCGATTTTTAATAAAAACGCCACAACTCTAAGCGACTCCGCAAAGGATTCTAGGATTTTTGAAAGCCAAGCTCAAAATGTGTTTTGTAGCCAAGCTGCAGGCGGCAGGATTTGCGATGAGAAAGCAGGGTTGTGCAGTGGCGAGCAAGGAGATAAGACTAGAGGTCTATCGACGCCGCGAGCCACAAACTCCCTGCTTTATCGCGCAAAGCCAACGCCCAAACCAAAAAAGCTCAATCTGCTACACAAAGCCCTGATAATTCCTACTTATCCTGAGCTAGCTGGCTTGCCTCTCTCAACCGCCCTATCCCTAGCCCACTCCTACGCCCTAAGCCTACGCACTCATATCAATCAAAAAGTCCTAGATAGGCTGCTGTGGCACAAGGCGCAGGGGCATACCATAGTCGTGGTATCTGGAGGGCTTGGCATTTATATCCGCCCTTTTATGCAGCAATTTGGCATAGATACAATCCTAGCCGTCGAGCTAGAATCCACTTTTGATAAACAAGGGCAAGAGATCCTAAGCGGCAATAGATCAGGGCTACACACAATGCAAGAGCGCAAGCTCTATGCCCTAGATGATCGCCTAGACCTAGCGCAATACGACTTGCCAAACTCCTATGCCTATAGCGACTGCCCAAGTGATGTGCCGCTGCTCTCTCTAGTGGGCAAGCCCTGCGTGGTGCAGGGTAGTCAGGAGACGAGGTGGGCGAGAATCCTAGGCTATCCAATCTTAGTGCCTTAG
- a CDS encoding J domain-containing protein, which translates to MNITYCDRYVQIELLKGTRLLDKALEYAQKHFSKHYRLSSSVLILDDGERFKKDYLINWAYHATLQSEHSTKLLPRQPLQKVDSSSQSEPEPSEPTELEQILSHSHLPIRIKITSPNDMLKRVKVHIHLASLDQVLLRLEEDDRVARRYIRTLFSGKIIYEVENEFCINAAGYSESMWQSVIELISSRVIHNVALEFEYQKPEEGEGFLTREEYLLRKCYSELDVGFDESLEAVKKQYLKLAKIFHPDNALDKDPHTQEYYQDRFKKISHAYKTIKNAKIHKRATA; encoded by the coding sequence ATGAATATTACTTATTGTGATCGTTATGTGCAGATCGAGCTGCTTAAAGGCACGCGCCTGCTCGATAAAGCCCTAGAATACGCACAAAAACACTTCTCTAAGCATTATCGCCTATCTAGCTCTGTGCTGATTCTAGATGATGGCGAGCGGTTTAAGAAAGATTATTTAATCAATTGGGCTTATCACGCTACTTTGCAGAGCGAGCATAGCACCAAGCTTCTCCCACGCCAGCCCTTGCAAAAAGTGGATTCTAGTAGCCAGAGCGAGCCAGAGCCAAGCGAGCCTACCGAGCTAGAGCAGATCCTAAGCCACTCCCACTTGCCCATACGCATTAAAATCACTAGCCCCAATGATATGCTAAAGCGCGTCAAAGTCCATATCCACCTAGCTAGCCTTGATCAAGTGCTTTTGCGACTTGAAGAAGATGATCGCGTAGCACGCCGCTATATCCGCACGCTTTTTAGCGGTAAAATCATCTATGAAGTAGAAAATGAGTTTTGCATTAACGCCGCTGGGTATAGCGAGTCGATGTGGCAGAGTGTGATAGAGCTTATCAGCTCGCGCGTGATCCACAATGTCGCCCTAGAGTTTGAATACCAAAAGCCAGAAGAGGGCGAGGGCTTCCTAACGCGCGAAGAATACCTGCTGCGCAAGTGTTATAGCGAGCTAGATGTGGGATTTGATGAATCACTAGAAGCAGTCAAAAAGCAATACCTAAAGCTTGCTAAAATCTTCCACCCTGATAATGCCCTAGACAAAGATCCCCACACGCAAGAATACTACCAAGACCGCTTCAAAAAAATCTCCCACGCCTACAAGACTATCAAAAACGCCAAGATTCACAAACGCGCCACTGCCTAG